The following proteins are encoded in a genomic region of Paenibacillus sp. FSL H3-0469:
- a CDS encoding aminotransferase class I/II-fold pyridoxal phosphate-dependent enzyme has translation MNPLAGQLNDSIKAGNEHVYDMLSSLGKAIYFPKEGILSQSAEATAHAKKYNATIGIATENGLPMHLGVIQDKLSAYSPKDLYGYAPPAGKPELRSVWREKMLRENPSLEGKSFSNPIVTNALTHGLSIVADLFAEQGDAVIYPDKNWENYELTFGIRRLTETVNYPLFTEDMSFNSEGLLDALLAQKDRGKAIVLLNFPNNPTGYTPGLAEGEAIVAAILRAAEAGVNVVVVSDDAYFGLFFEDSLKESLFGKLANLHPRVLAVKIDGATKEEFVWGFRVGFITYASEDKELLAALEQKTLGIIRATISSGAHPSQTFVLDALKAPEFAAQKEEKFQIMKGRANKVKALLDSGKYGDDVWTYYPFNSGYFMCLKLFTVSAEDLRLHLIHTYGLGTIALGESDLRIAFSCIEEDQLEDLFDLVYAGIRDLEKA, from the coding sequence ATGAATCCACTGGCTGGACAATTGAATGACAGCATCAAGGCAGGCAATGAACATGTATACGATATGCTCTCGAGTCTCGGTAAAGCGATCTATTTTCCCAAAGAGGGGATTCTGAGCCAATCCGCAGAGGCAACGGCTCATGCTAAAAAGTATAACGCCACCATCGGGATTGCTACCGAGAACGGGTTGCCGATGCACCTTGGCGTAATCCAGGATAAGCTCTCCGCCTACAGTCCCAAAGACCTGTACGGCTATGCGCCTCCAGCAGGCAAGCCGGAGCTTCGCTCCGTCTGGCGGGAGAAGATGCTGCGTGAGAATCCGTCGCTTGAAGGCAAGTCTTTCAGTAATCCAATCGTCACGAATGCGCTGACCCACGGGCTTAGCATCGTTGCCGATCTGTTCGCAGAGCAAGGGGATGCCGTCATTTATCCGGACAAAAACTGGGAGAACTACGAGCTGACCTTCGGCATCCGCCGGCTGACCGAAACCGTGAATTACCCGCTCTTCACGGAGGACATGAGCTTCAACAGCGAAGGGCTGCTGGATGCCCTGCTGGCCCAGAAGGACCGCGGCAAAGCCATCGTCCTGCTTAACTTCCCGAATAATCCAACCGGATATACGCCCGGCCTTGCAGAAGGCGAGGCTATTGTTGCCGCTATCCTGCGTGCCGCCGAAGCAGGCGTTAATGTGGTAGTGGTCAGCGATGATGCTTATTTCGGACTCTTTTTCGAGGATTCGCTTAAGGAATCACTGTTCGGCAAGCTGGCGAATCTGCATCCGCGCGTGCTGGCGGTCAAGATTGACGGAGCCACCAAGGAAGAATTCGTCTGGGGCTTCCGCGTCGGCTTCATCACCTACGCTTCGGAGGACAAGGAGCTGCTGGCTGCGCTGGAACAAAAAACGCTCGGCATTATCCGGGCTACCATCTCCAGCGGCGCGCATCCATCGCAGACCTTCGTGCTCGACGCGCTGAAGGCACCGGAATTCGCTGCACAGAAGGAAGAGAAGTTCCAGATCATGAAAGGCCGGGCCAACAAAGTGAAGGCGCTGCTGGACAGCGGTAAATACGGCGATGATGTGTGGACCTATTATCCGTTCAACTCCGGGTACTTCATGTGCCTGAAGCTCTTCACCGTCTCTGCGGAAGATCTGCGGCTTCACCTGATTCACACCTACGGCCTGGGCACCATCGCCCTTGGCGAGAGCGACCTGCGCATTGCCTTCTCCTGTATCGAGGAGGATCAGCTGGAGGATCTGTTCGATCTCGTCTATGCAGGCATCCGTGATTTGGAGAAGGCCTGA
- a CDS encoding YjcZ family sporulation protein — protein MSEEVRGGYGYGGGFTSTGAILVLFILLVIISRSLFV, from the coding sequence ATGAGCGAAGAAGTTAGAGGCGGATACGGATACGGCGGCGGGTTCACAAGCACTGGAGCCATTCTGGTTCTCTTTATCCTGCTGGTTATCATCAGCCGTTCACTCTTTGTCTAA
- a CDS encoding ABC transporter permease, with translation MDLKELRRQRRSRFTGSLIPYAGYIIQSGVAMVFLLVLIMFSAWYTALLRDIPPGIPIRWIMFVLLVPAAVHSSFRTYLQTPDTIFLLPQGHRMREYFAPSWVSGNVWKILRLAFILITLWPLYIRTEESPRGLLATLLVLILVKLLSSYGLWRETAMLSRPAAAGYNLLRWAVGGLMVGAWLWQPSLRALIFILILAAAYVAALAVPGRHAVPWERLITMEKNQGTRALMVLGWFVDVPGREQRVYARRYLTRWGSGLSWQRDSAYRFLLTKSFARGDVFGIVLRMAVLDMFLVWMMKDSYLGIGIYIFFLFLMGIQLTALRKLHSESFWLTVYPLPEGSKSKGTIQFVFRAHLVLALLTGLPLLLQAGQRPLEVLSTFACGFLLAYLFKVSSTRKEARADEDDL, from the coding sequence ATGGATTTGAAGGAGCTGCGCCGGCAGCGGCGCAGCCGGTTCACAGGCAGCCTGATCCCTTATGCCGGATATATCATTCAGAGCGGGGTAGCCATGGTGTTCCTGCTGGTGTTGATTATGTTCTCCGCCTGGTACACAGCGCTGCTGCGCGATATTCCGCCCGGCATACCGATCCGCTGGATTATGTTCGTCCTGTTGGTGCCTGCGGCGGTGCACAGCAGCTTCCGGACGTATCTGCAGACTCCGGATACGATCTTCCTGCTGCCGCAGGGCCACCGGATGAGGGAGTATTTCGCCCCGTCCTGGGTCAGCGGCAATGTATGGAAGATTCTGCGCCTGGCCTTTATCCTCATTACATTATGGCCGCTGTACATACGCACCGAGGAGTCACCCCGGGGACTGCTGGCTACCCTGCTGGTACTCATTCTGGTCAAGCTGTTATCCAGCTACGGGTTATGGCGGGAGACGGCGATGCTCTCCCGCCCCGCTGCGGCAGGCTATAACCTGCTGCGCTGGGCGGTCGGCGGTCTAATGGTTGGGGCATGGCTATGGCAGCCGTCCCTGCGCGCCCTGATCTTCATCCTGATTCTGGCCGCAGCCTATGTGGCCGCACTGGCTGTTCCCGGACGGCATGCTGTTCCGTGGGAACGCCTGATCACTATGGAGAAGAACCAGGGAACCCGGGCGCTGATGGTCCTCGGCTGGTTCGTCGATGTTCCGGGACGCGAGCAGCGGGTCTATGCCCGCCGTTATCTGACGCGTTGGGGCAGCGGGCTCAGCTGGCAGCGGGATTCCGCCTACCGGTTCCTCCTGACCAAAAGCTTTGCCCGTGGTGACGTCTTCGGCATCGTCCTGCGGATGGCGGTGCTGGATATGTTCCTGGTGTGGATGATGAAGGATAGCTATCTCGGCATCGGCATCTATATATTCTTCCTCTTTCTGATGGGCATTCAGCTGACGGCGCTGCGCAAGCTGCACAGCGAATCGTTCTGGCTGACCGTCTACCCGCTGCCGGAGGGCAGCAAGAGCAAGGGAACGATCCAGTTTGTCTTCCGGGCCCATCTGGTCCTGGCGCTGCTGACCGGATTGCCGCTCCTGCTTCAGGCCGGGCAGCGGCCGCTGGAAGTACTGTCTACCTTCGCCTGCGGATTCCTGCTGGCGTATCTGTTCAAGGTAAGCTCCACCCGCAAGGAAGCGCGTGCGGATGAAGACGACCTGTAG
- a CDS encoding ABC transporter ATP-binding protein, translated as MNTAPVLEITGLSGGYSLNKPVLHDIGLQVQPGEMVGLIGLNGAGKSTTMKHILGLMSPHKGEITVQGKTRSSDPESYHSALSFVPESPLLYEEMTVREHVEFTARAYGVERSDYESRTSQLAALFNMEDKMDTLSSHLSKGMKQKVMIMCAFVARPALYVIDEPFLGLDPLGIRSLLDFMLDLKKSGASILLSSHILSTIENYCDRFIVLHGGKVIAEGTLAEMTAKAGRQGLNLEQLFYELVQGGK; from the coding sequence ATGAATACAGCTCCCGTATTGGAAATTACGGGCCTCAGCGGAGGCTACAGCCTGAACAAGCCGGTGCTGCATGACATCGGCCTGCAGGTGCAGCCCGGTGAGATGGTTGGGTTAATCGGACTGAATGGTGCGGGCAAGAGCACCACAATGAAGCATATCCTGGGGCTGATGTCCCCGCATAAGGGTGAGATCACGGTACAGGGGAAGACGCGCAGCAGCGATCCGGAGAGCTACCACAGTGCGCTGTCCTTCGTGCCGGAATCCCCTCTCCTCTATGAGGAAATGACGGTTCGTGAGCATGTGGAATTCACAGCCAGAGCGTATGGTGTGGAACGCAGTGATTATGAATCACGCACCAGCCAGCTGGCAGCACTCTTCAATATGGAGGACAAGATGGATACCTTGTCCTCCCATCTGTCCAAGGGCATGAAGCAGAAGGTGATGATCATGTGCGCGTTCGTAGCGCGTCCGGCCCTGTATGTCATCGACGAGCCGTTCCTTGGCCTCGACCCGCTGGGTATCCGCTCGCTGCTCGATTTCATGCTGGACCTGAAGAAGTCCGGAGCTTCGATTCTGCTCAGCTCGCATATTCTCTCCACGATTGAGAACTATTGTGACCGGTTCATCGTGCTGCACGGCGGTAAGGTGATTGCCGAAGGGACCCTCGCCGAGATGACCGCGAAGGCAGGGCGGCAGGGCTTGAATTTGGAGCAGCTGTTCTATGAGCTGGTTCAAGGAGGGAAATGA
- a CDS encoding DEAD/DEAH box helicase: MNKASFAAIGIQEDLAARLSEFGITEPSPVQEQTIPLLLEGRDVLAASQTGTGKTLAYLLPLLQGINPDSKSVQKLVLAPTQELAMQILREAERYGAHRGIRAIGLIGGAAIKRQIDKLREHPQLVVGTPGRIRELIGLRKLKMHEVSTIILDEADQMFQLSGAGEVTKIVSSALRTRQLVMLSATIGPETRLLANREMKNPAEVGIDPGMMTAQSLEHHYVVCEERNKIDMLRRVIRHYKPDRAIVFVNATDDIAEVTAKLNHLGLPAAALYGDADKVTRANVLTRFRDGKLKVLVASDVAARGLDIENLTLVVSFDPAFDSEHYVHRAGRTGRMGKRGLSVTIVTEQQTFIMRKFARELDIQLDEREMAFGKALAEGGRAELRSGGAKERREGAEPRGGIAARTGKPQVRTSAAGTAAGGTGGDAPAGQPGTAAGGSGLTVRREQHRPGVSAGTRSAAGPGGKARSQAERDKNRKNKGAPKWLKNKTPRGDGQ; encoded by the coding sequence ATGAATAAAGCTTCTTTTGCGGCTATCGGCATCCAGGAAGACCTTGCTGCCCGATTGTCTGAATTCGGCATCACCGAACCATCCCCTGTACAGGAGCAGACGATTCCGCTTCTGCTGGAAGGAAGAGATGTTCTGGCCGCATCCCAGACAGGAACAGGCAAGACACTGGCTTATCTGCTGCCGCTGCTGCAAGGGATTAACCCGGACTCGAAATCGGTGCAAAAGCTGGTGCTGGCCCCAACGCAGGAGCTGGCGATGCAGATCCTGCGTGAAGCGGAGCGCTACGGGGCACACCGTGGCATCCGGGCTATAGGGCTGATCGGCGGGGCGGCGATCAAGCGCCAGATTGACAAGCTGCGGGAGCATCCGCAGCTGGTGGTAGGCACCCCGGGACGCATACGTGAGCTGATCGGGCTGCGCAAGCTCAAGATGCATGAGGTGAGCACAATTATTCTTGATGAGGCAGATCAGATGTTCCAGCTTAGCGGTGCGGGCGAAGTGACGAAGATCGTCAGCAGTGCGCTGCGTACGCGGCAGCTGGTCATGCTGTCGGCTACGATTGGACCGGAGACCCGTCTGTTGGCGAACCGGGAGATGAAGAATCCGGCGGAGGTCGGCATCGACCCCGGCATGATGACTGCCCAGAGCCTGGAACATCACTATGTGGTGTGCGAGGAGCGGAACAAGATCGATATGCTGCGCCGGGTCATCCGCCACTATAAGCCGGACCGGGCCATTGTGTTCGTGAACGCTACGGACGACATCGCTGAGGTGACAGCGAAGCTAAACCACCTGGGGCTCCCAGCCGCAGCACTGTACGGCGACGCCGACAAGGTGACGCGCGCAAACGTGCTGACCCGCTTCCGGGACGGCAAGCTTAAGGTCCTGGTCGCCAGTGACGTAGCGGCGCGGGGCCTGGACATTGAGAATCTGACGCTTGTCGTCAGCTTCGATCCGGCCTTTGACTCCGAGCACTATGTCCACCGTGCCGGACGGACCGGGCGCATGGGTAAACGCGGCTTATCCGTAACGATCGTTACGGAGCAGCAGACGTTCATCATGCGCAAATTCGCCCGCGAGCTGGATATCCAGCTGGACGAGCGGGAGATGGCCTTCGGCAAGGCGCTGGCGGAAGGCGGACGCGCCGAGCTGCGCAGCGGCGGCGCGAAGGAGCGCCGCGAAGGGGCTGAACCGCGCGGCGGCATTGCAGCGCGCACCGGCAAGCCGCAGGTGCGGACCTCGGCGGCTGGAACAGCAGCCGGAGGGACGGGCGGCGACGCGCCGGCAGGGCAGCCGGGCACAGCGGCTGGCGGCAGTGGCCTTACGGTGCGGCGCGAGCAGCACCGGCCGGGAGTGAGCGCCGGCACGCGCAGTGCGGCGGGGCCCGGGGGCAAGGCCCGCAGCCAGGCGGAGCGGGACAAGAACCGCAAGAATAAGGGAGCCCCGAAATGGCTTAAGAACAAAACCCCGAGAGGTGACGGTCAATGA
- a CDS encoding SDR family oxidoreductase has protein sequence MALQGKIVVITGASSGIGALTAQMLSGLGAVPVLLARSRDKLQAVAAGIQGEHGLFICDVTDEAAVKHTFAEILEQYGRIDILLNNAGYGKFAAFTEMESEEFADMMDVNYMGIVRCTKAVVPHMLTRGSGQIVNVASMAGKIGTARSVSYTATKHAVLGFTNALRQELRKSGIIVSAVNPGPIATEFFKTADPSGNYERSVSRIMMTPQHVSAKIVKLMDKGKEEVDLPGLAGFGIRLYGLFPRLADKLTYNLMNRK, from the coding sequence ATGGCATTACAAGGCAAGATTGTGGTAATTACAGGAGCTTCGAGCGGAATTGGCGCGCTTACGGCGCAGATGCTCAGCGGGCTAGGGGCGGTTCCCGTTCTTCTGGCCCGGTCCAGAGACAAGCTGCAGGCTGTTGCGGCGGGCATCCAGGGGGAGCATGGGCTGTTCATCTGTGATGTGACCGATGAGGCGGCGGTGAAGCATACCTTTGCGGAGATCCTGGAGCAATACGGCAGAATTGACATTCTGCTTAATAATGCCGGTTACGGCAAGTTTGCGGCTTTTACAGAGATGGAGTCTGAAGAGTTCGCTGATATGATGGATGTTAACTATATGGGAATTGTGCGCTGCACCAAGGCTGTCGTTCCTCATATGCTTACGCGCGGCAGCGGTCAGATCGTGAACGTGGCTTCCATGGCCGGCAAAATCGGAACCGCACGCTCAGTGTCCTACACGGCCACCAAGCATGCCGTTCTCGGCTTCACCAATGCGCTCCGCCAGGAGCTGCGGAAGAGCGGTATTATTGTCTCGGCTGTGAACCCCGGACCCATCGCCACCGAATTCTTCAAGACCGCCGACCCTTCCGGTAACTATGAACGAAGCGTAAGCCGGATCATGATGACGCCGCAGCATGTGTCCGCGAAGATCGTTAAGCTGATGGATAAGGGTAAAGAGGAAGTGGACCTGCCCGGTCTGGCAGGCTTCGGCATCCGGCTCTATGGCCTGTTCCCGCGGCTGGCAGACAAGCTGACCTATAACCTGATGAACAGAAAATGA
- a CDS encoding chemotaxis protein CheX codes for MKAEVINPFLESARIVIEQVIQVSPSTGMLGIKDIELIDNHIWIQVGMTGQLSGNIIFGIAEPVALKMVSAMMGGYVITEMDEMGQSAISELGNMISGNASTILSNQGVSVDITPPKLMKSESMSILPRKALSIPLVMEGIGELDIQVMIS; via the coding sequence ATGAAAGCAGAAGTAATCAATCCGTTTTTAGAGTCTGCGCGCATTGTAATTGAACAGGTGATCCAAGTCTCGCCGTCCACCGGTATGCTGGGGATTAAGGATATTGAACTGATCGATAATCATATATGGATTCAAGTGGGAATGACAGGTCAGCTCAGCGGGAATATTATCTTCGGGATTGCCGAACCGGTAGCACTTAAGATGGTGTCGGCCATGATGGGCGGTTATGTGATAACAGAGATGGATGAGATGGGCCAGAGCGCCATTTCCGAGCTGGGCAATATGATCAGCGGCAATGCCAGTACTATTCTCTCCAATCAGGGGGTGTCGGTAGACATTACCCCGCCGAAGCTGATGAAGTCCGAGAGCATGTCTATACTGCCGCGCAAAGCGCTGAGTATTCCTCTTGTGATGGAAGGCATCGGGGAGCTTGATATTCAGGTAATGATCTCTTAG
- a CDS encoding LysR family transcriptional regulator produces MNISQLETLITISKTMSFRKAGELLNLTQPAVSAQIKSLEEEFKTQLVDRNQPVTLTDRGKVFLAHAEQIVGIVDELKQRLADLEENPQGHIILGTTTSIAIQILPRVLSYFQDQFPHIKTSISSMSSSQIYQQVENGIVDVGIGYLIGRNPGMTTSVLYYDTFELVVSPRHPLAQVKTAGIEALGTIPLILLSPDTVGRKFVDEVLARHGIQPLVIMELTSSEEVKRMVELDLGAAVISKQSVTAEVRSGTLRIVPIIELEVTHPVGVITKSGKYVNSAMRQFLSDLKGMPETQFIGSE; encoded by the coding sequence ATGAATATCAGCCAGCTCGAAACACTGATCACCATCTCCAAAACCATGAGCTTCCGCAAGGCGGGAGAGCTGCTCAACCTGACGCAGCCGGCGGTCTCGGCCCAGATCAAAAGCCTGGAGGAAGAGTTCAAAACCCAGCTTGTTGACCGGAATCAGCCGGTGACGCTGACGGACAGGGGCAAGGTCTTCCTCGCCCACGCGGAACAGATTGTCGGAATCGTAGATGAGCTTAAGCAGCGCCTTGCCGATCTCGAAGAGAATCCCCAAGGGCATATTATTCTCGGTACGACCACCTCCATCGCCATCCAGATTCTCCCCCGGGTGCTCTCCTATTTCCAGGATCAGTTCCCTCATATCAAAACCTCGATCTCATCCATGTCCTCCTCCCAGATCTACCAGCAAGTCGAGAACGGGATTGTGGATGTCGGCATCGGCTACCTGATCGGCCGCAATCCGGGAATGACGACCTCGGTCCTGTATTATGATACTTTCGAACTGGTTGTCTCCCCCCGCCATCCGCTGGCCCAGGTCAAAACAGCCGGGATCGAGGCACTGGGCACCATCCCGCTCATCCTGCTCTCACCGGATACGGTCGGCCGGAAATTTGTCGACGAGGTGCTGGCGAGACACGGTATTCAGCCGCTGGTAATTATGGAGCTGACCAGCAGTGAGGAAGTGAAGCGGATGGTCGAGCTTGATCTGGGAGCGGCGGTCATCTCCAAGCAGTCTGTCACTGCCGAGGTCAGAAGCGGAACCCTGCGCATCGTCCCGATCATCGAGCTTGAGGTTACCCATCCTGTAGGTGTCATTACCAAGTCCGGCAAGTATGTCAACTCTGCGATGAGGCAGTTCCTGAGCGACCTCAAGGGAATGCCCGAGACCCAGTTCATCGGCTCAGAGTAA